A genomic segment from Pseudoduganella chitinolytica encodes:
- the folE gene encoding GTP cyclohydrolase I FolE, with protein sequence MSKEAFSEHDWRRLLSTLGEDPDRPGLAETPHRVAKAWKHWTSGYDQDPVELLKAFEDGAEAYNELIVVRNIPVYSHCEHHLAPFFGMATVGYLPNGKIVGLSKLTRLVDCFAKRLQVQERLTVQIANTLMQVLEPKAVGVVIKCRHMCMESRGIRTPGEETITSSMLGELQSNLGLRTEFLSLARD encoded by the coding sequence ATGTCCAAAGAAGCTTTCTCCGAACACGACTGGCGTCGCCTGCTGTCCACCCTGGGCGAGGATCCCGACCGGCCCGGCCTGGCGGAAACCCCGCACCGCGTGGCCAAGGCGTGGAAACACTGGACCTCCGGCTACGACCAGGACCCGGTCGAACTGCTGAAGGCATTCGAGGACGGCGCCGAGGCCTACAACGAGCTGATCGTCGTGCGCAACATCCCCGTCTACAGCCACTGCGAGCACCACCTGGCGCCGTTCTTCGGCATGGCGACCGTCGGCTACCTGCCGAATGGCAAGATCGTGGGGCTGTCGAAGCTGACCCGCCTGGTGGACTGCTTCGCCAAGCGCCTGCAGGTGCAGGAGCGCCTGACGGTGCAGATCGCCAACACGTTGATGCAAGTGCTGGAACCGAAGGCGGTCGGCGTCGTCATCAAGTGCCGCCACATGTGCATGGAAAGCCGCGGCATCCGCACGCCGGGCGAGGAAACGATCACGTCGTCGATGCTGGGCGAGCTGCAATCGAACCTGGGCCTGCGCACGGAATTCCTGTCGCTGGCCCGCGACTGA